The sequence GCCACccttggggtggggggataagACAACCCAAGTTTTAAGTGGAAAATTCCATCCCACTttggagaaaaaatgaaaatcttgCCCAATTTTTATGGTGGTGGGGGGGACACAAAAGGAGGTCTCACTCCACCCTGGTTTTAGGGAAAACTTGAATTCACTCTCCCTTGAACAGACATAAAAGCTGGGTGGGAACTTCTGTCCATCTTTTCTATTTAAAAGGGGGAGGGGGTTAAGGCTTCACCAACTGTAAACCAAAAAGTACAACTAGAGGAAGACAATTCAGAACATCTCATCCCCCTAAGAAACTAAAAGTGCCGCCCCTATCCCCGGAAGGAAACTGGGGTGCCCACACTCACTGGGTGGGTCCCCGTTGGGTTAGGGTCCTCCAGAGGGACTTTGGGGAGCGGAGGCCGTGGAGTCTGGGTTGGCGTGACCCTGCCCATCTTCTCGGGCCAGGAGATCACCCGGGGTGAGGCGGGGGGCCGCTGCTTCTTCGAAGAggctcctggggggggggggggggacacgcgATGACATGATTGGCTGCTCCAGCAAGCCAGCCCAGCCAATGAAGTGGAGCCTTGCTCTGATTGGCTGATATGGAGTGACGCCGAAGGGCCTGATGGGTTGGGCCAGGtctcccctctccgccccccccttCTCCCCAGGGTCCTCCAGCAGACCCCTTGCTCACCCTGGAATCTGCACAAGCAGCAGAAGCACAGGAGCAGAAGCGCTGCCAGGAGCGCCAGGCCCAGGAGGGAGCCCAGGACGATGCCAGCGATGGCCCCGGGACCCAGGGTGGCACCTGGaagagatgggggggggggggagggagaggagggcagCAGGAGCTGGGCCACATTTCCTAAGCTGCGAACGCATCCTTCCTTCAGGGACCCAGGTGGCCAGgccacctgcccctcccctctcAGGACCCTGGAATCTGGGACCCCAGCCTCTCAATTCATTTCCTGAGTGACAGTGGTGAGCCTGGTACTGTGCTCAGTGCTCAGAAGTCATTGGTGGGTGCATCAGGAAAGAGACCTACCTCTCGTGGGGCTTAATTCTAGGAGGGAAGCCAGAAATAAATGTGCAAATAAAGAGCATAATTACAGATtgagcaaaaaaggaaaaagcgtGAAGAGAGCGTATCTTTAGAAAGGGGGAGGTGGTGAGAAAATTCCCCAAGGAGTACCATTTGAGGGATACCTAGAGAATAAGGAGTCAGGCCTGCTAGACCTTGGGGAGGGTGTTCCCAGCAGAGGAACAAAAAATGCAATGGCCCAGAGTTGCAGGTAAGAGTTTCCCCTGCTCAGCAAAGTGAAAGAACGTGTGAATGAAGGATGTGcaatgaggggagagagagggagggactgAAGTCAAAGAAGGGAAGGAGTTCTTGTGGGAAATCATGGAAGGCTTTGAAGCAGGGCATCAGCACGATGTGATTTACATAATTTTGGCTTCTACTCAATGAATGGATTGTAGAAGGGCACAGGGGGGAGGAAGGGCCAGAAAAACAGCTGTTGCTGTCTATGTGCGAGAGAAGGGTGTTGCACCAGGGTGGTGGAATGGAGATGGAAAGGAATGGATGGGTGAGGACACTTTGGAAGGAAGATCAACAGGCCTTGCTGATAATTGGGATATTGGGGTGGGGTGCACTATGGGGGAGGGGGAACAATTTGGACATGTGAAGTTTGAGATGTCAGATAAAGAGTTGGCTTCTTGAGTCTAGAATTCAGGGGCCAGATCAAGGTAGGGTAATGTATGTGAGAGTTATCTGTTTATCAATGATGTTGAAAGCCCTTGGGCTTTGGACAATATTGCAATGAGGAGAAATATAGGTAGAGAAGAGGCCTGAGCCCTGGAACACTCCAATATTGAGAggctggggagaggaggaggatgaGGCCTCAAACCAAGACCGAGGATCTGGACCAGTGCTGGGACACAGGCAGGGAGAATGCGCCAGCAGCCCCAGCTCACCGGCCTGGTAGACGCGGCTCTGCGATGGGGTCCCTGGCTGGCCCCCCAGGGTGGGCAGGATCCGCAGGGCCCAGGTCCCCGGGCTCCGAGGAGGGAGGGGCACCACGGCCGATCGCTCCCGAGGCCCCAGGATGAGCAGGGAAACCCAGTCCCTGTGCGTGGTGGCTCTGCCCAGGTCAGGCTGCTCCAGCCGCGCCTGCACCTCAAAGCCGCTGACCAGGGCTCCGCGCTCCACGTCCCAGGTCAGCACAGCCGCATCTCGGGCTCTCTGCAGCCTCCAGGAGGAGATGGAGGGTCCTGAGGGGAGGCAAGGGCAGGGGTGGGTTCCTGGGTCCAAGAGGGGACAGCGAaaggggctgggggggctggaCTCCtgagtctgagggaggagggggctggggactGGTCTCTTGGGCTCTGGGAAAGGAGGGGCCTCACCAATAAGGGTGATCTGGTCGCCCCCAGCACCCAGCGCCCCACTGCACACCACGGAGTAGTTGCCCAGGTCCCAGTCCAGGCTGAAGTTGCCAATGAGGAGCCTCCGCCCGTCCTGGCTGAGCCGCAGGCGACCCCCACCACCAGGAGCCAGGGGCCGTCCTTCCCGGGTCCAGGATGCTCGCGAGGGTGGGGGACAGCCGGAGGCCTCCAGCGCTATCTCTGCCATCCCCGACAGTGTCTCCTCCACCCTCGGATGCAGCAGCACCTCTCGGGGGGCCTCTGTAGgtggaagaaaacacaaacaagGAAGTCAAGACGTTACCGTGGGTGCAATGGACAAGTCCTACACCCTTTTGTACATCAGAGCGCGGTGACACCCCAGCAGCTTGACCCAGAACTGCCTGTTCACTCACtctctcattcattcatgcattgcTTCACCCACTCACTCATTATTGGATTTGCTCAACAAGTCCTCCCTGAGCACATGCTATCCTTCTCAAGCACTGAACGCTCTGAAAAAATGACGGGTTCATCTCTCGGGAAGTAGGAAGGTTTCGACCCTCTTCCTGGATCCTAGCGGGGCACGGAAAGATCCTTCTCCAGGGTTAAAGACAAGGAAgccccccactccccgccccctcGCACCCGGGGTGACGGTGCAGGTGCGCCTGGTGACCAGGTGGCGAGCAAGGCACGTGACAGGGACGCCGCTGagccgggggtgggcggggacGGCCGCCAGGAGCTCAGAGGGCGCCGGTCCCGCGCGGACGCCCTCGGGAAGACCCTGGAGAAGCAGGGAGGCGGCGGGAACGCCTCCGGGCCACGAGCAGCGGAAACGGAGGCTGCGGTCGCCAGGGCCCCCTTCGACTGAGCACTGTGGGGACCCAGGGGGCAGATCtgcagagggaagagaaagactGGGGCAAGGGCGGAGCACCCCGTCTCTCCCCTGGCCCCGCCTCCCCGCCAGGTGACCCCACCCCTTCTCCATCTAGCCCCGCCCCATTCCCCACAAACTCCCCCCTTTCCCCAGAAACTCCACCTCCTGCGGCTGCCGATGCCTTCTTTCCTAACGTGGCCAGCCCCTTGCTTTCTGGGACCATCCCTTTCCGAGGGCActccgccccctccccaggcatCTCCGCCCTTCCCTGTGAATCCCGCCCACTTGCCAGATGACCCCGCCCCCTTTTGCCACGTGACCCACTCTTTGCCATTTAACCCTGCTGCTTACTTCGCTGAGGCTGTTCCTTGCCCCAGAATCTCCGCCCACTCTGGGGGCCTCGCCCCCCTTCCCGGGCACCTGCCTCCTCGCTGGCTCCGCCCCTTCACCTGGACATCCCCGCCTCTTCTTCAGGAGATCTCCGCCCTTCTTGACGTTCCCCTGGCCCGGCCATCCCCGCTCCTCCCGGCTGGCCCCGCCCCTTCCCTGGAcagccccgcccctccctgctggccccgcccccacgggTAGCCCCGCCCCTCCGCGCTGGCCTCTCCTCTCCTGCGCATCCCGCCcctccctggccccgcccccgcgggcCCCGCCCCCTCTGACCCCGCCCCCGCGGGCCCCGCCCCGGCGCCCTCACCCGCCACGGTCAGGTTGAGCAgcgagcggcggcggcggcccgtGCGCGGGTTGGCGGCGAGGCAGGCGTAGGCGCCGGCGTGGCCCGGGCCGACCGCGGGCAGCAGGAGGCGCGGCCCCGCAGGCACCGCGGCCTCCGCGGGGTCCGCCAGGCTCCACGTGATGGCGGCGGGGGGCCGCGAGGCGGCGCTGCAGCGCAGGGTCACGTTGCTGCCCGCGGACACGTAGAGCGCGGGGGCGGCGTCGCGGTCCGAGGCGACCGTGATGAGCGGCGGGTCGGGGCCGTCTGCGGGCAGGGGTCGCAGCTGGGCCTCAGCGCCGCCTGCCCGGGGCCTcgggccccgcgcccccgcccgggcgccgcccgcgcccccgcgcaCTCACAGAAGACGCTGACGTCGGCCGCGGCCTCCGCCCGGCCGAAGGGGCTGCGCACGCGGCAGGTGTAGCGGGCGTGGTCGCTGCGCCGCGGCCGCGCGATCAGCAGCTGGTCGCCGTCCGCGCGCACCCGGGGCGCCTCGGCTCCGTCCGGGTCCGCCGCCTCCAGGGCTCGCCCGTCCCGGCTCCAGCTCAGCTCGCCGCGCCCGGGCCCCCAGCCCACGCAGCGCAGCCGGAGCTCGGCCGCCCCCTCCTCGGTCtccggggcctggggctgcaccgacagctggggcaggggctctgcaAGAGGGGGCACGGGCTCGGGGACCGGCCTGAGATCCAGGTCTCCGGGCCCTCTCCTCTCCGGGTCCCCAGCCCCCTAGGCCCTCCTCCCCTGAGAGCCAGGAATTTTGGCTTCCAGGTCCAGCTTCCCTTGAGCCCCCTTGTCTTGGCCCCCAGCCCCTCTTCTCATCCCGCCCACAGGGACTCCAATCCAGGACCCCTTCCTCTGGAGAGCAAACCTCCTCAGAACGACCCAGTGCCTGGCCCAAGGATCAACCCAGGCAAAACATTCCCTGCACCCCAGGGCCACTTACCATACACACCCACCGTGAACTCCCGAGTCTGTCGGGAGACCCCGGCCCGGATGACCTCAGCTGTGTAGACCCCGGCGTCGTCCAGCCGGGCAGAGGTGAGTTCCAGGCCCCCTCCAGCCTGGTCAAATCGCAGGCGGTCCCGATGAGCAGGGTCCAGGCTAAGAGAACCCCCTGGCCCCAGGGCGCCAGCTGCCAGCACGGTGGAGCCCCTGCGCCAGACCACtagagggggcggggggccgggcctgGGGGCAGGCACCAGGGGGAGCTGGATGGCTGTCCCCACCAGCACAGCTAGAGGCTGCCCGGCCTGCTGGGGGAAGCCTGCCGCAGGGTGGGCCTCCGCAGAAACTTCCTTCTCTGGTCTCTGGGCTGAGAACTCAAGATCCCACTCCTCTGGGGAGAATTTTGAACCTGCAGCCTCAACAGATGGTTTGGTGTCTGCGGCTGATGCAGAAGCATTTGACACTGGAGGCTTAACCGAGCTGGAAGGCTGGGGG is a genomic window of Dasypus novemcinctus isolate mDasNov1 chromosome 18, mDasNov1.1.hap2, whole genome shotgun sequence containing:
- the VSIG10L gene encoding V-set and immunoglobulin domain-containing protein 10-like, whose product is MHAWRALPLFLLLGKCPAHPFPTGPLPRGLPRRPPVLLSAASRAGVLALRASPGVQQNNSATASDASLGLGSKVPATEAPSWKFLDQSPGSQLSAGIPDSRRFPEAPSPNHVSGSLWSDNSAEAPDLKFPTQSLRPNASEIPGSQAPLDTSGSQVPARDPQPSSSVKPPVSNASASAADTKPSVEAAGSKFSPEEWDLEFSAQRPEKEVSAEAHPAAGFPQQAGQPLAVLVGTAIQLPLVPAPRPGPPPPLVVWRRGSTVLAAGALGPGGSLSLDPAHRDRLRFDQAGGGLELTSARLDDAGVYTAEVIRAGVSRQTREFTVGVYEPLPQLSVQPQAPETEEGAAELRLRCVGWGPGRGELSWSRDGRALEAADPDGAEAPRVRADGDQLLIARPRRSDHARYTCRVRSPFGRAEAAADVSVFYGPDPPLITVASDRDAAPALYVSAGSNVTLRCSAASRPPAAITWSLADPAEAAVPAGPRLLLPAVGPGHAGAYACLAANPRTGRRRRSLLNLTVADLPPGSPQCSVEGGPGDRSLRFRCSWPGGVPAASLLLQGLPEGVRAGPAPSELLAAVPAHPRLSGVPVTCLARHLVTRRTCTVTPEAPREVLLHPRVEETLSGMAEIALEASGCPPPSRASWTREGRPLAPGGGGRLRLSQDGRRLLIGNFSLDWDLGNYSVVCSGALGAGGDQITLIGPSISSWRLQRARDAAVLTWDVERGALVSGFEVQARLEQPDLGRATTHRDWVSLLILGPRERSAVVPLPPRSPGTWALRILPTLGGQPGTPSQSRVYQAGATLGPGAIAGIVLGSLLGLALLAALLLLCFCCLCRFQGASSKKQRPPASPRVISWPEKMGRVTPTQTPRPPLPKVPLEDPNPTGTHPVTGPSPGISPGGLPRTVRAATQV